In the Malania oleifera isolate guangnan ecotype guangnan chromosome 1, ASM2987363v1, whole genome shotgun sequence genome, one interval contains:
- the LOC131148161 gene encoding zinc finger BED domain-containing protein DAYSLEEPER-like codes for MLWKSRENDVCRENRERAMCVAISVDVTLKGFKGFAKEDEEAPMSELEMFFREWMVDCDKELDILDFWRSHEYRYPILSRMARDILLIPISTVALESTFSIRGKVINMSCSSLTPDNAETIILTRDWLYSRGVEDFVDKEELAEDIAQAERVGRTSSSVSSCSV; via the exons ATGTTatggaaatcgagagagaacgaCGTGTgccgcgagaatcgagagagagcgatgtgTGTTGCAATATCAGTTGATGTGACACTAAAA ggttttaaaggaTTTGCTAAGGAAGATGAAGAAGCTCCAATGTCAGAATTAGAAATGTTTTTTAGAGAGTGGATGGTAGATTGTGATAAAGAATTGGATATTTTGGACTTTTGGAGGAGTCATGAATATAGGTATCCGATTCTTTCTCGAATGGCAAGAGATATCTTATTAATTCCAATATCAACTGTTGCATTGGAATCAACATTTAGTATTagaggaaaagtgataaatatgtcaTGTAGCTCTCTTACGCCTGATAATGCTGAAACTATTATTTTAACTCGTGATTGGTTGTATAGTCGGGGAG tTGAAGATTTTGTAGATAAGGAAGAACTTGCTGAAGATATTGCTCAAGCTGAAAGAGTAGGTCGTACCTCATCTAGTGTATCATCTTGCTCTGTTtga
- the LOC131155528 gene encoding probable leucine-rich repeat receptor-like protein kinase At1g35710, translating to MASSFSVHPISLFSRAATFVSFYATCTIIAIFLVVPSSSILETEVKALLDSGWWNSTATAGNNIPGFGSGLGHCKWGGITCNDAGSVTEISLPYSIPNPNFNPRMINFSSFPNLERLDLSMNGLHGSIPYEIGALQKLKYLDLSHNFFSDVLPPLFFSNLTQLVELNLSYNAFNVSILSLMSNLTNLISLNLNDNSLAGPIPSSLALLKN from the coding sequence ATGGCATCCTCATTCTCTGTTCATCCCATCTCCTTATTCTCACGGGCTGCAACCTTTGTTTCTTTTTACGCTACTTGTACCATTATCGCTATCTTTCTAGTAGTGCCATCTTCGTCAATTTTGGAAACAGAAGTGAAGGCTCTCCTTGATAGCGGATGGTGGAACTCCACCGCAACTGCAGGCAACAACATCCCCGGCTTTGGCTCCGGTTTAGGTCACTGCAAGTGGGGTGGCATAACCTGTAATGACGCTGGTAGTGTCACTGAAATTTCCCTACCTTATTCTATCCCCAACCCAAATTTTAACCCTCGCATGATTAACTTCTCTTCTTTCCCAAACCTGGAACGTCTGGATCTCAGTATGAATGGTCTCCATGGGAGTATTCCCTACGAGATTGGTGCTCTACAAAAGCTTAAGTACCTTGACCTATCCCATAATTTTTTTTCCGATGTGCTTCCACCTCTTTTCTTCTCTAACCTCACCCAACTAGTGGAGCTCAATCTTTCTTACAATGCATTCAATGTTTCCATTCTCTCACTCATGAGTAATTTGACAAATTTAATTTCTCTAAATCTCAATGACAACAGTCTTGCAGGACCAATCCCTTCGTCCCTTGCTCTCTTGAAGAACTAG
- the LOC131155519 gene encoding probable leucine-rich repeat receptor-like protein kinase At1g35710 isoform X2, translated as MLMGPISPLFHLTNLNSLNLASNQISGSIPPEIGNLKNLKDLILENNMLVGPIAPLSHLTNLNVLFISNNSLIGPIPSAFAHLANLTYLDLSSNKLNGTIPQELTQLTQLQYLNLSSNQLVGQIPSKMEGLWNLLSLDFSQNNLNGHIPIDLKNCSKLEILLLSRNFLSGIIPPWIRELQQLSTIDLSHNIISGGLPLELNMLEKLESLNLSYNKISGTLPSYLCHLRVIDLSHNSLNGPIPDSFWDYNGPMQLIGNKNLCGKMRPFPPCLSSPTPIGFMYKTTRNIGRHQKSIFIPIGIFISLLALGFFFLSHRKRKKTKNEASVTKNGDIFSIWNYDGRIAYEDIIEATEDFDIRYCIGTGGYGSVYKAQLPSGKVVALKKLHHLEAEEPAFDNSFRNEVHMLTHIRHRNIVKLHGFCLHKRCMFLIYEYMERGSLFCALRDDDEAVKLDWIKRVNIVKATAHALSYMHHDCIPPIVHRDISSNNLLLNSQFEAFVSDFGTARLLYPDSSNRTIVAGTYGYIAPGGLTCLLHGCYRKV; from the exons ATGCTCATGGGTCCAATCTCTCCTTTATTTCACTTGACTAATTTGAATAGTCTAAACCTTGCTTCAAATCAAATAAGTGGCTCCATTCCCCCAGAAATAGGGAATTTGAAGAATTTGAAGGATTTAATCCTTGAAAACAACATGTTGGTAGGTCCAATTGCTCCCCTAAGTCATTTGACAAATTTGAACGTTTTGTTCATTAGCAATAATAGCCTCATAGGTCCAATCCCTTCAGCCTTTGCTCATCTAGCCAATTTGACATACTTGGACCTTTCCTCTAATAAACTCAATGGTACCATACCACAAGAGCTTACCCAATTAACCCAACTTCAGTACCTTAATTTGTCTTCGAACCAACTTGTTGGCCAAATACCAAGCAAAATGGAAGGACTTTGGAATCTTCTTTCTCTAGACTTCTCACAAAACAACCTAAATGGGCACATCCCAATTGATCTGAAAAATTGCTCCAAATTAGAGATCTTACTATTGAGTAGAAATTTTTTGAGTGGAATTATTCCACCATGGATTAGAGAACTTCAACAATTATCTACTATCGACCTTAGTCATAACATAATAAGTGGAGGGTTACCTTTGGAACTCAACATGTTGGAAAAGTTGGAGTCATTGAATCTCTCATATAACAAGATCTCTGGAACCCTTCCGTCTTATCTTTGTCATTTGCGTGTCATTGACTTATCGCATAATTCCCTCAATGGACCAATACCAGATAGCTTCTGGGATTATAATGGACCCATGCAACTAATTGGCAACAAGAACTTGTGTGGTAAGATGAGACCTTTCCCTCCTTGCCTTTCATCCCCTACACCCATTGGCTTCATGTACAAAACAACGAGAAACATAGGAAGACACCAGAAGTCCATTTTTATTCCCATCGGCATATTCATATCTCTCCTTGCTCTTGGATTTTTTTTCCTATCTCATCgaaagagaaagaaaacaaaaaatgaagCAAGTGTCACTAAGAATGGAGACATATTTTCGATATGGAATTATGATGGTAGGATTGCATATGAAGACATTATTGAAGCAACAGAGGACTTCGACATCAGATACTGCATCGGGACAGGAGGTTATGGTAGTGTTTATAAAGCACAATTGCCTAGTGGGAAAGTGGTTGCTTTAAAGAAACTTCACCATTTGGAAGCTGAGGAGCCTGCATTTGATAATAGTTTTAGGAATGAGGTTCACATGTTAACTCATATTCGACATCGAAACATTGTGAAGCTTCATGGATTTTGTCTACATAAACGATGCATGTTTTTAATTTATGAGTACATGGAAAGGGGGAGCTTATTTTGTGCCTTGAGGGATGATGATGAAGCAGTGAAGCTAGATTGGATTAAGCGCGTCAACATTGTTAAGGCAACAGCACATGCTCTATCTTACATGCACCATGATTGCATCCCACCGATTGTTCATCGAGACATATCAAGCAACAACCTACTTTTGAACTCTCAATTTGAGGCTTTTGTCTCAGACTTTGGTACGGCCAGGCTATTATACCCTGATTCATCCAATCGAACAATAGTTGCAGGCACTTATGGATATATTGCACCAGGTGGATT aACTTGCCTACTCCATGGTTGTTACCGAAAAGTGTGA
- the LOC131155519 gene encoding MDIS1-interacting receptor like kinase 2-like isoform X1 — protein MLMGPISPLFHLTNLNSLNLASNQISGSIPPEIGNLKNLKDLILENNMLVGPIAPLSHLTNLNVLFISNNSLIGPIPSAFAHLANLTYLDLSSNKLNGTIPQELTQLTQLQYLNLSSNQLVGQIPSKMEGLWNLLSLDFSQNNLNGHIPIDLKNCSKLEILLLSRNFLSGIIPPWIRELQQLSTIDLSHNIISGGLPLELNMLEKLESLNLSYNKISGTLPSYLCHLRVIDLSHNSLNGPIPDSFWDYNGPMQLIGNKNLCGKMRPFPPCLSSPTPIGFMYKTTRNIGRHQKSIFIPIGIFISLLALGFFFLSHRKRKKTKNEASVTKNGDIFSIWNYDGRIAYEDIIEATEDFDIRYCIGTGGYGSVYKAQLPSGKVVALKKLHHLEAEEPAFDNSFRNEVHMLTHIRHRNIVKLHGFCLHKRCMFLIYEYMERGSLFCALRDDDEAVKLDWIKRVNIVKATAHALSYMHHDCIPPIVHRDISSNNLLLNSQFEAFVSDFGTARLLYPDSSNRTIVAGTYGYIAPELAYSMVVTEKCDVYSFGVVALEIIIGRHPGELLSSLSSPSTKYIMLNDVIDSRLSPPTNQLVASELVFVTKLALACAHAKPKSRPTMKTISEEFLGQQKPLTKPFHEISLSQLWNQ, from the exons ATGCTCATGGGTCCAATCTCTCCTTTATTTCACTTGACTAATTTGAATAGTCTAAACCTTGCTTCAAATCAAATAAGTGGCTCCATTCCCCCAGAAATAGGGAATTTGAAGAATTTGAAGGATTTAATCCTTGAAAACAACATGTTGGTAGGTCCAATTGCTCCCCTAAGTCATTTGACAAATTTGAACGTTTTGTTCATTAGCAATAATAGCCTCATAGGTCCAATCCCTTCAGCCTTTGCTCATCTAGCCAATTTGACATACTTGGACCTTTCCTCTAATAAACTCAATGGTACCATACCACAAGAGCTTACCCAATTAACCCAACTTCAGTACCTTAATTTGTCTTCGAACCAACTTGTTGGCCAAATACCAAGCAAAATGGAAGGACTTTGGAATCTTCTTTCTCTAGACTTCTCACAAAACAACCTAAATGGGCACATCCCAATTGATCTGAAAAATTGCTCCAAATTAGAGATCTTACTATTGAGTAGAAATTTTTTGAGTGGAATTATTCCACCATGGATTAGAGAACTTCAACAATTATCTACTATCGACCTTAGTCATAACATAATAAGTGGAGGGTTACCTTTGGAACTCAACATGTTGGAAAAGTTGGAGTCATTGAATCTCTCATATAACAAGATCTCTGGAACCCTTCCGTCTTATCTTTGTCATTTGCGTGTCATTGACTTATCGCATAATTCCCTCAATGGACCAATACCAGATAGCTTCTGGGATTATAATGGACCCATGCAACTAATTGGCAACAAGAACTTGTGTGGTAAGATGAGACCTTTCCCTCCTTGCCTTTCATCCCCTACACCCATTGGCTTCATGTACAAAACAACGAGAAACATAGGAAGACACCAGAAGTCCATTTTTATTCCCATCGGCATATTCATATCTCTCCTTGCTCTTGGATTTTTTTTCCTATCTCATCgaaagagaaagaaaacaaaaaatgaagCAAGTGTCACTAAGAATGGAGACATATTTTCGATATGGAATTATGATGGTAGGATTGCATATGAAGACATTATTGAAGCAACAGAGGACTTCGACATCAGATACTGCATCGGGACAGGAGGTTATGGTAGTGTTTATAAAGCACAATTGCCTAGTGGGAAAGTGGTTGCTTTAAAGAAACTTCACCATTTGGAAGCTGAGGAGCCTGCATTTGATAATAGTTTTAGGAATGAGGTTCACATGTTAACTCATATTCGACATCGAAACATTGTGAAGCTTCATGGATTTTGTCTACATAAACGATGCATGTTTTTAATTTATGAGTACATGGAAAGGGGGAGCTTATTTTGTGCCTTGAGGGATGATGATGAAGCAGTGAAGCTAGATTGGATTAAGCGCGTCAACATTGTTAAGGCAACAGCACATGCTCTATCTTACATGCACCATGATTGCATCCCACCGATTGTTCATCGAGACATATCAAGCAACAACCTACTTTTGAACTCTCAATTTGAGGCTTTTGTCTCAGACTTTGGTACGGCCAGGCTATTATACCCTGATTCATCCAATCGAACAATAGTTGCAGGCACTTATGGATATATTGCACCAG aACTTGCCTACTCCATGGTTGTTACCGAAAAGTGTGATGTTTATAGCTTTGGGGTGGTGGCACTAGAAATAATAATAGGTAGGCATCCAGGAGAGCTACTTTCCTCATTGTCATCTCCATCTACTAAATATATAATGCTCAATGATGTGATAGACTCACGACTTTCACCTCCAACCAATCAGCTAGTTGCAAGTGAACTTGTTTTTGTTACAAAACTTGCTCTTGCTTGTGCACATGCCAAACCAAAGTCGAGGCCAACAATGAAGACTATCTCTGAGGAATTTCTTGGTCAACAAAAGCCATTAACCAAACCATTTCATGAAATTTCATTGTCGCAATTATGGAACCAATAA